A segment of the Acidobacteriota bacterium genome:
GAAAGCGGCGACAGGAAGCTCGACAGCAGGTAGCCGTGGGCCATGTGCAGCTCGAGGAGGTCGAATCCGGCCTCGAGGGCGCGCTCGGCGGCGGCCACGAAGGCTGCCGTGATGCGCTCCATGTCGGCTCGGTCCATGGCCTTCGGCACCGGCCAGTGGGGGTAATAGGGCAGCGCCGAGGGGGCGAGGGTTTGCCAGGCCCCTTCCGCCGCGGTCAGCGGGATGTCCTCCCCTTGCCAGGGATGGTGGACGGAGCCCTTGCGGCCGGCGTGGGCGAGCTGGATGCCGATCTTGGTGCCGGAGTGGCCGTGCACGAAGTCGACCACCCGCTTCCAGGCGGCGGTGTGATCGTCGTTCCACAGACCGGCGCAGCCGGGGGTGATCCGTCCTTCCGGCGTGACGTCGGTCATCTCGGTGATGATCAGGCCGGCGCCGCCGATGGCGCGGCTGCCGAGGTGCACCAGGTGCCAGTCGTCGATCAGGCCGTCGCGGGCCGAGTACTGGCACATCGGGCTGACCACGATGCGGTTGGCGAGCTCGAGGTCGCCGAGGCGGAAGGGAGTGAAGGCGGGCGGCGGCGGCTCGGCGCCGGCGGGGACTTCGACCCCGCGGTCGCGGCAGTACCAGGCGTTGATCCGGCGCACCAGCTCGGGATCCCGTTCGGCGAGGTTGTCGTAGGTGATGCGCTTGCTGCGAGTCATCAGGTTGAAGGTGAACTGCACCGACTCCTGATCCTCGAAGCGGGCCGAGTTCTCGAACCACTCGAGGCTGGTCTGGGCGGCCTTCTGGAGCTTGACGACTTCCACCCAGCGGGCGTTCTCATAGGCCTCGAGGATCTCGGCAATGGAGCCCCCCGGTCGCTGCTGGAAGGCCTCGACGAGGGTCACCGCGTCTTCCATGGCGAGCTTGGTGCCGGAGCCGACGGAGAAATGGGCGGTGTGGGCGGCGTCCCCCAGCAGGACGACGTTGCCGTGGTGCCAGGTCTCGCACTGAACCGTCGGGAAGCTGCGCCAGATGGAACGGTTGTTGAGCAGCCGATAGCCGTCGAGATGCTCGGCGAAGAGCTCTTCGCAGAAGGCCACCGTCTCCGCCTCGGTGGCCGCGGCGAGGCCGGCCGCCTGCCAGGTCTCTTCGCGGCACTCGACGATCCAGGTCGAAAGGCCCTCCTCGAAGGGGTAGGCGTGGACCTGGAACAGGCCGTGCTCGCTGGGCTCGAAGATGAAGGTGAAGGCCGACAGCGGCTTGTCCGTGCCCAGCCAGGTGAACTTGCAGCGTCGCCAATCGATGCGCGGCCGGAACTGGTCGGCGAGCTGGCGGCGTACCCAGCTATTGGCGCCATCGGCGGCGAGAATCAGGTCGGCATCGCGAAACTCATCGAGGCTGGCGACCTCGCGCTCGAACTCGATCTCGACACCGAGGTCGAGGCACCGGCGGTGCAGGATCGCCAGGAGCTTTTTGCGCGATAGCGCCGAAAAGCCATGGCCGGTGGAGACCGTGCACTCGCCGTGGCGGTAGGTCTCGATGTCGGTCCAGTGCTTGAAATGACGCGTGATCTCGGCGTAGCTCACCGCGTCAGCGGCTTCGAAGTTCTCCAGCGTCTCGTCCGA
Coding sequences within it:
- a CDS encoding bifunctional salicylyl-CoA 5-hydroxylase/oxidoreductase; translation: MKIVSIGGGPAGLYFGILMKRAFPETEIRILERNRPDDTYGWGVVFSDETLENFEAADAVSYAEITRHFKHWTDIETYRHGECTVSTGHGFSALSRKKLLAILHRRCLDLGVEIEFEREVASLDEFRDADLILAADGANSWVRRQLADQFRPRIDWRRCKFTWLGTDKPLSAFTFIFEPSEHGLFQVHAYPFEEGLSTWIVECREETWQAAGLAAATEAETVAFCEELFAEHLDGYRLLNNRSIWRSFPTVQCETWHHGNVVLLGDAAHTAHFSVGSGTKLAMEDAVTLVEAFQQRPGGSIAEILEAYENARWVEVVKLQKAAQTSLEWFENSARFEDQESVQFTFNLMTRSKRITYDNLAERDPELVRRINAWYCRDRGVEVPAGAEPPPPAFTPFRLGDLELANRIVVSPMCQYSARDGLIDDWHLVHLGSRAIGGAGLIITEMTDVTPEGRITPGCAGLWNDDHTAAWKRVVDFVHGHSGTKIGIQLAHAGRKGSVHHPWQGEDIPLTAAEGAWQTLAPSALPYYPHWPVPKAMDRADMERITAAFVAAAERALEAGFDLLELHMAHGYLLSSFLSPLSNQRRDEYGGSLENRIRYPLEVLRAVRAVWPKVLAVRVSASDWMDDGSGTTPDETVAIARRLSAAGCDILDVSSAGNSPESLPEYGRMYQVPFAEKARFETDLPVMAVGALQGADHANTVLAAGRADLALMARPHLHNPYLTLHAAEHYELWDHPWPGQYVLGRATPPRASRRRKLRPLSPMGPRRESLPEEEASKAPLVAEPIAE